The sequence TGAGCGTGCCGGGGTCGGCAGGCTCGAAGGCATTGGTAACGCGCAGGGCAACGTTTGACTGGCGCAGGATCTTAGCGGCATTGGGGTGAATGGCTTCCATCCCCATATTCGACAGCTGGTCGGCAACATCATAGTTCGTGTGCCCCAGTTTGCGCACGGCATCCGCGCCCACCAGCGCCGGATCTGCAGAGGACAGATGGAACTCCTTGTGGATGATCGCCTCTTTTGCCCTGGTGAAGGCCGCGATGCTGGAAAAGGTAACCTCGGAATACCCTCGGTCATACTCCCGCATCAGGCCTTCGCGGCACTGGGCATAGCCGGTGACAACAGGCAGTTCCGAAGCCAGGTCGAGAGAGCTGAGGCCGCCGGCAATCCGCTCCTGGAGCGAGCATTCGCTTTCATCGCGCCAGCCGCTGAGGTCAATGAAACGGGCATTCACACCAGCGCGCTGCAGCATCAGGGTCGTGACAAATGCAGAATGCGCCTCGCCCAGCCCGGACAGCAGCTCGCGCACCAGCATCATCTGGCTCGACAGGCGAAAATGGCCGTAAGAGCAGAGGCGCCGCAAGTCGAACAGGCAACTGCGGGCCCCTTCAATGCGGTCGCGCACAAAGTCTTCAGCCAGCGCCCGGTCGGCCGGATTATCCAAAACGCCGTTGTGGACACCGGCCATCGCTTCCCCCACGCGGCTCAGCGCATCAAGCCAGCCATGATCGTTGTCGTCGTTGGCAAACAGGGCATAGACGCCTGGTTCCCCGGATTTCTTGTGCTCCAGCAGCAAGTTGGTGATCCCGCCAAAAGCGGAAACAACAAAGATCCGGTGATAGAGCGCGCTGCCGCAACGGTCAGCAATGATCAAAGTGTCACGCAGCTCCCGGATGCGGGACATCGACGTGCCGCCGATCTTCTCGACGGTATGTTCGGGAAAATTCACTGCCTATCCCCCGGCTGGCACCGGGGCCTCTTCAAGTGGTTTCGAGCGCGTAGGAGCCGTCTTCGCGGTGGACTTCGCTGCCGGTGACCGGCGGATTGAACACGCAGGCCATGACCAGCTCTTCCTCGGCACGCAGGGTGTGACGGTCATGCTTATCCAGCGCATACATGACGCCGGGCCGGATCAGATGGGTTTCGCCGGTTGCCAGATCGGTGATCGAGCCGGAGCCC is a genomic window of Leisingera caerulea DSM 24564 containing:
- a CDS encoding aspartate kinase — encoded protein: MNFPEHTVEKIGGTSMSRIRELRDTLIIADRCGSALYHRIFVVSAFGGITNLLLEHKKSGEPGVYALFANDDNDHGWLDALSRVGEAMAGVHNGVLDNPADRALAEDFVRDRIEGARSCLFDLRRLCSYGHFRLSSQMMLVRELLSGLGEAHSAFVTTLMLQRAGVNARFIDLSGWRDESECSLQERIAGGLSSLDLASELPVVTGYAQCREGLMREYDRGYSEVTFSSIAAFTRAKEAIIHKEFHLSSADPALVGADAVRKLGHTNYDVADQLSNMGMEAIHPNAAKILRQSNVALRVTNAFEPADPGTLIDGQPAEVPEVEIVTSLDVIALELFEQDMVGVKGYDATVLEALRRHSVRIVSKSSNANTITHYVEASLKAVRRVVNDLERVYPSAQVDARALSIVSAIGRDLSGVQALGRGLAAFHKAGVDVIAAHQTPRNVDVQFAVPRTSAETAVAVLHAALIPGAGQAAKAKAA
- a CDS encoding ectoine synthase, translated to MIVRDYNDIVKSERNRVVSDAKWSSVRMLLAQDGMGFSFHITFLEAGSEHTFEYKNHFESVYCMQGSGSITDLATGETHLIRPGVMYALDKHDRHTLRAEEELVMACVFNPPVTGSEVHREDGSYALETT